One part of the Negativicoccus succinicivorans genome encodes these proteins:
- a CDS encoding cyclodeaminase/cyclohydrolase family protein, which produces MNQPTQMTLAEFTAALASAAPTPGGGGASALVGAQAVALAQMVAELTLKNERYADAHEDMQAVRDEAERLRAEVLSYIQKDADAFGALVVAWRLPKDDPSRAARNEAATRAAAEVPLALAEACARIFPLAAQVLAKGVASARSDGELAVLFAAAAIRGALYNVRINIKNMPENEYTKLLITRQKTLATQAEQAERELLGGV; this is translated from the coding sequence ATGAATCAACCCACGCAAATGACACTGGCGGAATTCACCGCCGCGTTAGCGAGCGCCGCGCCGACACCGGGTGGAGGCGGCGCCAGCGCGCTCGTTGGAGCGCAGGCCGTCGCGTTGGCGCAAATGGTCGCGGAACTGACGCTGAAAAATGAACGCTATGCCGACGCGCATGAGGATATGCAAGCGGTGCGGGACGAGGCGGAACGTTTACGCGCCGAGGTTTTGAGCTATATTCAAAAAGACGCGGACGCGTTCGGAGCGCTCGTGGTCGCGTGGCGTTTACCCAAAGACGATCCTTCCCGCGCGGCGCGAAATGAAGCGGCGACGCGCGCGGCGGCGGAAGTACCGTTGGCCTTGGCCGAGGCGTGCGCGCGGATTTTTCCGCTGGCGGCGCAAGTTTTGGCGAAAGGCGTGGCGAGCGCGCGCTCGGACGGGGAACTGGCCGTTTTGTTTGCCGCCGCCGCGATACGCGGAGCGCTCTACAATGTGCGCATCAACATTAAAAACATGCCCGAAAATGAGTATACAAAACTTCTAATAACGCGCCAAAAAACGCTGGCAACGCAAGCAGAGCAGGCGGAACGGGAGTTGCTCGGAGGCGTGTAG